From Kwoniella shandongensis chromosome 2, complete sequence, the proteins below share one genomic window:
- a CDS encoding fumarate hydratase, mitochondrial, with protein MLTRTALRTATSLSARRTVLCSQRSFASSSFIMAEQKYRKEKDTFGDLNVPADRYWGAQTQRSLMNFDIGGPTERMPPPLIKAFGVLKKAAANVNRTYGLPADVADNIGKAADEVISGKLIDEFPLVVFQTGSGTQTNMNVNEVISNRAIELMGGELGSKKPVHPNDHVNMSQSSNDTFPTAMHVAAVVEINASLIPALEELHDALEEKRKSFENIIKIGRTHLQDATPLTLGQEFSGYVTQVERGIGRVKATLKNLSYLAQGGTAVGTGLNTKRGFDEKVAAEISKITGYEFLTAPNKFEALAAHDAIVEASGALNVVAVSLMKIANDIRYLGSGPRCGLGELELPENEPGSSIMPGKVNPTQCEALTMVAAQVMGNNTTISVAGSYGQFELNVFKPVLIKNLLQSIRLLADGSRSFTKNCVVGIKANEEKIKKIMNESLMLATCLNSTLGYDDVAKIAKKAHKEGLTLKESTLALGKLTSEEFDAKVRPELMLAPDEV; from the exons ATGTTGACTCGTACTGCTCTCAGAACGGCTACCAGC CTCTCAGCTCGTCGAACAGTTCTCTGCTCTCAAcgatctttcgcttcttcttcattcaTCATGGCGGAGCAAAAATacagaaaggagaaggacactTTCGGTGATCTCAATGTTCCCGCTGACCGATACTGGGGTGCTCAAACCCAGCGAAGTCTCATGAACTTTGacattg GTGGTCCCACCGAACGAATGCCCCCACCTTTGATCAAGGCATTCGGTGTTCTCAAAAAGGCCGCCGCCAACGTCAACAGGACTTACGGTCTTCCCGCCGACGTCGCTGACAACATCGGCAAGGCTGCCGATGAGGTCATCTCCGGTAAACTCATCGACGAATTCCCTCTTGTCGTCTTCCAGACCGGTTCAGGTACTCAGACCAACATGAACGTCAACGAGGTCATCTCCAACAGGGCTATTGAGCTCATGGGCGGAGAGTTGGGAAGCAAGAAGCCCGTCCACCCCAACGACCACGTCAACATGAGTCAGTCATCCAATGACAC CTTCCCCACTGCCATGCACGTCGCCGCTGTTGTCGAGATCAACGCCTCCCTCATCCCCGCTTTGGAAGAGCTCCACGACGCcttggaggagaagcgaaagtCGTTCGAGAACATCATCAAGATTGGTCGAACTCACTTGCAGGATGCTACTCCCTTGACTCTCGGTCAAGAGTTCTCCGGTTACGTCACCCAGGTTGAGAGGGGTATTGGCCGAGTGAAGGCTACTTTGAAGAACTTGAGCTACTTGGCTCAAGGTGGTACTGCTGTTGGAACT GGTCTCAACACCAAGAGAGGCTTCGACGAGAAGGTCGCTGCTGAGATCTCCAAGATCACCGGTTACGAGTTCCTCACTGCTCCCAACAAG TTCGAGGCCCTTGCCGCCCACGACGCCATCGTTGAGGCTTCCGGTGCTCTCAACGTCGTCGCCGTCTCCCTTATGAAGATCGCCAACGACATCCGATACCTCGGTTCTGGTCCTCGATGCGGTCTTGGTGAGCTCGAGTTGCCCGAGAACGAGCCTGGATCTTCTATCATGCCCGGAAA GGTCAACCCCACACAATGTGAGGCCCTCACCATGGTTGCCGCTCAAGTCATGGGTAACaacaccaccatctccgTTGCCGGTTCTTACGGTCAATTCGAGCTCAACGTCTTCAAGCCTGTTTTGATCAAGAATCTCCTCCAGAGTATCCGATTGTTGGCCGACGGATCTAGGAGTTTCACCAAGAACTGTGTTGTCGGTATCAAGGcgaacgaggagaagatcaagaagatcatgaaCGAGAGTTTGATGCT TGCTACTTGCTTGAACAGCACTCTTGGTTACGATG ATGTCGCTAAAATTGCCAAGAAGGCGCACAAGGAGGGTCTTAC TCTCAAGGAGTCCACTCTTGCCCTCggcaagctcacctctgagGAGTTCGACGCCAAGGTCAGGCCCGAGC TCATGTTGGCTCCTGATGAGGTGTAA
- a CDS encoding cyclin-dependent kinase 1 has protein sequence MSLENYTKLEKIGEGTYGVVYKARDLTSGNFVALKKIRLEAEDEGVPSTSIREISLLKELSKDDNIVKLLDIVHSDAKLYLVFEFLDMDLKKYMDTIGDKDGLGPNMVRKFAYQLIKGLYYCHAHRILHRDLKPQNLLINKEGNLKIADFGLARAFGIPLRTYTHEVVTLWYRAPEVLLGSRHYSTAIDMWSVGCIFAEMAMRQPLFPGDSEIDEIFRIFRVLGTPDEEVWPGVKSLPDYKPTFPQWNPVDLKGAVKGLDENGLDLLAQSLIYDPAHRISAKRALQHPYFASSIMS, from the exons ATGTCGTTAGAGAACTACAccaagctcgagaagatTGGCGAAG GTACCTACGGTGTTGTCTACAAAGCTCGAGATCTGACATCTGGTAACTTTGTCGCTCTCAAGAAGATCAGattggaagcggaagatgagggtgtTCCGTCAACCTCCATTCGAGAGATCAGTTTGTTGAAAGAGTTGAGCAAGGATGATAACATCGTCAA GCTCCTCGACATTGTCCACTCCGACGCAAAGCTTTACCTCGTATTCGAATTCCTCGATATGGACTTGAAAAAGTATATGGACACCATTGGCGACAAAGACGGTCTTGGCCCCAACATGGTCCGG AAATTCGCATACCAACTCATCAAAGGTCTTTACTACTGTCACGCACATCGAATCCTCCACCGAGATTTAAAACCTCAAAATCTGCTTATCAACAAGGAGGGTAACCTCAAGATTGCCGATTTCGGTCTGGCTCGAGCATTCGGCATTCCCCTTCGAACATACACtcatgag GTCGTCACCCTTTGGTACCGTGCTCCCGAGGTCTTGCTTGGTTCAAGGCATTACTCCACGGCCATCGACATGTGGTCTGTAGGATGCATCTTTGCCGAAATGGCGATGCGACAACCGCTTTTCCCTGGTGATTcagagatcgacgagattTTCAGGATCTTCCG AGTCCTTGGTACACCCGACGAAGAGGTTTGGCCTGGAGTGAAGTCACTCCCCGACTACAAGCCGACTTTCCCCCAATGGAACCCTGTAGACCTCAAAGGTGCTGTCAAGGGTTTGGATGAGAACGGTCTAGACCTTCTGGCTCAGTCATTGATCTACGATCCCGCTCATCGAATCTCAG CCAAACGAGCACTCCAACACCCGTACTTTGCTTCCTCTATCATGTCTTAG